A region of Thermobifida halotolerans DNA encodes the following proteins:
- the mraZ gene encoding division/cell wall cluster transcriptional repressor MraZ — protein MFLGTHAPRLDEKGRMFLPAKYRDELAGGLVITKGQERCLYVFPLREFERITQVLRSAPVTAKAVRDYSRVFFASASDELPDRQGRVTIPASLRAYAGLDRDCVVIGANTRLEIWDAQTWADYEAEQEQVFAELAEEVLPGVL, from the coding sequence ATGTTCCTCGGCACCCACGCGCCACGTCTCGACGAGAAGGGGCGCATGTTCCTTCCGGCGAAATACCGCGACGAACTGGCGGGAGGACTGGTGATCACGAAAGGCCAGGAGCGCTGCCTCTACGTCTTTCCGCTGCGCGAGTTCGAGCGCATCACCCAGGTCCTCCGCTCGGCGCCGGTCACCGCCAAGGCGGTGCGCGACTACAGCCGCGTCTTCTTCGCCAGCGCCTCCGACGAGCTTCCCGACCGGCAGGGCCGGGTGACCATACCGGCGAGCCTGCGCGCCTACGCGGGGCTCGACCGGGACTGCGTGGTCATCGGGGCGAACACGCGCCTGGAGATCTGGGACGCCCAGACCTGGGCCGACTACGAGGCCGAGCAGGAGCAGGTATTCGCGGAACTGGCGGAGGAGGTGTTGCCGGGGGTGCTGTGA
- a CDS encoding AAA family ATPase: protein MSLDTRVNGAADQPSGVGGPLAPAHRIRSAIETVIAGKPEVVRIALTVLLAEGHLLIEDVPGVGKTMLAKALGRAVDCVVSRVQFTPDLLPSDITGVSVYHQQRREFEFRPGPVFANIVLGDEINRASPKTQSALLECMEEGQVSVDGVTRRLNRPFMVIATQNPVDMEAEGTYPLPEAQRDRFMARVSVGYPDPRTELGMIDAHSAHSPLDRLTPVTTVHEVATMTERVRGIYVSPVVKRYSLDLVSATRVSPSLALGASPRATLHLVRAARAYAALDGRDHVLPDDVQALAVPVLAHRLLPSVEAQQRHRSPADVVGELVARVPIPARG from the coding sequence GTGTCGCTCGACACTCGGGTGAACGGCGCCGCCGACCAACCCTCGGGCGTCGGCGGCCCACTGGCCCCGGCCCACCGGATACGGTCGGCGATCGAGACCGTGATCGCCGGCAAGCCCGAAGTCGTCCGAATCGCGCTGACGGTCCTGCTCGCCGAGGGGCACCTGCTGATCGAGGACGTTCCCGGCGTGGGCAAGACCATGCTGGCCAAGGCTCTGGGGCGGGCCGTCGACTGCGTGGTGAGCCGAGTCCAGTTCACCCCCGACCTGCTCCCCAGCGACATCACCGGCGTCAGCGTCTACCACCAGCAGCGCCGCGAGTTCGAGTTCCGCCCCGGGCCGGTGTTCGCCAACATCGTGCTGGGCGACGAGATCAACCGGGCCTCCCCCAAGACGCAGTCCGCGCTGCTGGAGTGCATGGAGGAGGGGCAGGTCAGCGTCGACGGCGTCACCCGGCGCCTGAACCGGCCCTTCATGGTGATCGCCACCCAGAACCCCGTCGACATGGAGGCGGAGGGGACCTATCCGCTACCCGAGGCCCAACGGGACCGGTTCATGGCGCGCGTCTCCGTGGGCTATCCCGACCCCCGCACCGAGCTCGGCATGATCGACGCGCACTCGGCGCACTCCCCGCTGGACCGGCTCACCCCGGTGACCACCGTCCACGAGGTCGCCACGATGACCGAGCGGGTCCGCGGGATCTACGTCTCCCCCGTGGTCAAGCGCTACTCCCTGGACCTGGTCTCGGCCACGCGGGTCTCCCCCTCCCTGGCGCTGGGCGCCTCCCCGCGGGCCACCCTGCACCTGGTGCGCGCGGCACGCGCCTACGCCGCCCTCGACGGCCGCGACCACGTCCTGCCCGACGACGTCCAGGCGCTGGCCGTCCCGGTGCTGGCGCACCGCCTGCTGCCCAGCGTCGAAGCCCAGCAGCGCCACCGGTCCCCCGCGGACGTGGTCGGCGAACTGGTGGCCCGGGTCCCCATTCCCGC